In Woeseia oceani, one DNA window encodes the following:
- a CDS encoding peptide ligase PGM1-related protein has product MPDLAKEKQEFSRLKPNLRRVWADIKADPMYEHTSVIVPSLSVNQEELAKVTGASYYEERLLFALIRLRNPNARVIYVTSQPVHAEIVDYYLQMLEGIPVSHARQRLHMMSVYDASSRPLTAKILERPRMLARLRSRIDDASRAYLTCYNSTDLERRLAVSLGIPLNGVDPELLSFGTKSGSRKTFTEAGVRHPAGYEDLYNEQDIVDALQSLKSARPGLRRAVVKLNEGFSGEGNGLFDYPDDNSTDAIRTALHALRFSSLSECYTEFICKFAIMGGIVEEMIDAREVRSPSVQMRIHPDGQSAIVSSHEQVLGGSTGQVYLGCRFPASNDYRSLLQEEANKIGRTLSEKGVIGRFGIDFLVCRDANGQWQSYAIEINLRMGGTTPPFHALEFLTGGQLDESSGLFRTPNQQTKFYSATDNLKSAEYRGLLPEDLFEIITRHGLNFRHTTGTGVLFYMIGALSQYGKIGMTAIGDSAADAQDLFERTTALLDAQTGDAGHGEASPIFDRYLSME; this is encoded by the coding sequence ATGCCGGATCTAGCCAAAGAGAAACAGGAATTCTCGCGACTGAAACCCAATCTGCGACGGGTTTGGGCGGACATCAAGGCGGATCCGATGTACGAACATACATCGGTCATCGTGCCGTCCCTTAGTGTTAATCAGGAAGAACTCGCTAAGGTAACCGGCGCATCGTATTACGAAGAGCGCCTGCTATTTGCGCTGATCCGGCTGCGCAACCCGAATGCACGGGTCATCTACGTCACCAGCCAGCCAGTGCATGCCGAAATTGTCGACTATTACCTGCAGATGCTGGAGGGCATACCGGTCAGCCACGCCCGGCAACGCTTGCACATGATGTCAGTCTATGACGCCAGTTCGCGCCCGTTAACGGCCAAGATACTGGAACGACCGCGCATGCTGGCTCGCTTGCGCAGTCGCATTGACGATGCCTCGCGCGCCTACCTGACCTGCTACAACTCCACCGACCTTGAACGGCGGCTCGCTGTCAGCCTGGGCATACCGCTGAATGGCGTTGATCCCGAGCTGCTGTCATTCGGCACCAAGAGCGGCAGTCGCAAGACTTTCACGGAAGCCGGTGTCAGACACCCCGCCGGTTATGAAGACCTGTACAACGAACAGGACATAGTCGATGCACTGCAGTCTCTGAAGTCGGCGCGACCGGGACTCCGGCGTGCAGTCGTCAAACTGAACGAAGGGTTTTCCGGTGAAGGAAACGGGCTCTTTGACTATCCCGATGACAACAGCACTGACGCTATTCGAACGGCACTGCATGCACTGCGCTTCTCATCGTTGAGCGAGTGCTACACAGAGTTCATTTGCAAATTTGCAATCATGGGCGGCATCGTTGAAGAAATGATCGACGCCCGTGAAGTACGTTCGCCCAGCGTGCAAATGCGCATCCACCCGGATGGGCAAAGCGCGATTGTTTCCAGCCATGAACAGGTTTTGGGCGGCTCAACCGGGCAGGTTTATCTCGGTTGTCGCTTCCCGGCCAGCAACGACTACCGTTCGCTGTTACAGGAAGAGGCAAACAAGATTGGCCGTACACTGAGCGAAAAAGGCGTGATAGGCCGGTTCGGCATCGACTTCCTGGTCTGTCGTGATGCGAATGGCCAGTGGCAATCGTACGCCATCGAAATCAATCTTCGAATGGGTGGCACGACGCCACCGTTTCATGCGCTTGAGTTCCTCACCGGCGGTCAACTGGATGAATCGAGCGGCCTTTTTCGTACGCCGAATCAGCAAACGAAATTCTACAGTGCGACGGACAATCTCAAGTCCGCTGAATACCGTGGCTTGCTGCCGGAAGACCTGTTCGAAATCATCACCCGGCACGGACTGAATTTTCGGCATACGACCGGCACCGGGGTGCTGTTTTACATGATTGGCGCGTTGTCGCAGTACGGCAAGATCGGCATGACGGCGATCGGGGACAGCGCAGCTGACGCTCAGGACTTGTTTGAGAGAACCACGGCGTTGCTGGACGCGCAGACCGGAGACGCCGGTCATGGCGAAGCCTCACCAATTTTCGATCGCTACCTGAGTATGGAATAG
- a CDS encoding ATP-grasp domain-containing protein, with product MNVLILSPGYPADMPEFTRGLAECGANVFGVGDQQPEQLPPQVRRCLSAYVHVSSLWDSQQVIAAIHAQLRGHTLDRIECLWEPGIMLAAELRQQFGVAGLTVEQAHRFRDKEAMKLALDAAGIRTPHHVAVSSIAACWEAADRIGYPLVLKPIAGAGSADTYRVASRDELRAVLPRLRHVPTVSVEEFIDGEEYTFDTITIDNEVAYYNVAWYRPRPLIARSHEWISPQVIALRDIANPELQAGIKMGHDVINALGFDSGFTHMEWYRKADGEVVFGEIGARPPGAHQVDQMKFACDFDVFRVWGQSVTSRQLEMTIERRYNVATIYKRAQGMGRISRIEGAGQLQQRFGEHVVWNALSQPGTPRRDWLQTLVSDGFVMLRHPDLAETLSMADAVGSELHLYAD from the coding sequence ATGAACGTGCTGATCCTGTCGCCGGGATATCCGGCCGATATGCCCGAGTTCACGCGCGGGCTGGCGGAATGCGGTGCCAATGTATTTGGCGTAGGGGATCAGCAGCCCGAGCAGCTTCCGCCACAGGTCCGTCGCTGCCTCTCCGCATATGTGCATGTATCGTCGCTCTGGGACAGCCAGCAGGTTATTGCTGCTATCCATGCCCAGTTGCGCGGTCATACCCTGGATCGTATCGAATGCCTTTGGGAGCCGGGCATCATGCTCGCCGCGGAACTGCGCCAGCAATTCGGCGTAGCCGGTTTGACGGTGGAACAGGCGCATCGCTTCCGGGATAAAGAAGCAATGAAGCTTGCGCTCGACGCAGCTGGCATTCGCACGCCTCACCACGTTGCCGTAAGCAGTATTGCAGCGTGCTGGGAAGCCGCGGACAGGATTGGCTATCCATTGGTCCTGAAACCCATCGCCGGCGCAGGTTCAGCAGACACTTATCGGGTTGCAAGTCGCGACGAGTTGCGTGCTGTATTGCCGCGGTTACGGCACGTGCCGACGGTCAGCGTCGAGGAGTTTATTGACGGAGAAGAGTACACATTCGACACCATCACTATCGACAACGAAGTCGCATACTACAACGTGGCATGGTATCGGCCCCGACCGTTGATAGCGCGTAGTCATGAATGGATCAGTCCGCAGGTAATCGCGCTACGCGATATTGCGAATCCCGAATTGCAAGCGGGTATCAAGATGGGTCATGACGTGATTAATGCGCTCGGCTTTGACAGTGGCTTTACACATATGGAGTGGTATCGGAAAGCAGACGGGGAAGTGGTCTTCGGCGAGATCGGTGCACGTCCGCCCGGGGCGCATCAGGTTGATCAAATGAAGTTCGCCTGTGACTTTGACGTATTTCGAGTCTGGGGACAGTCTGTGACTTCGCGGCAACTCGAGATGACGATTGAGCGCCGATATAACGTCGCGACGATCTACAAACGTGCGCAAGGCATGGGCAGGATTTCGCGAATTGAAGGTGCAGGGCAGTTGCAACAGCGGTTCGGCGAGCACGTCGTCTGGAACGCCTTGTCACAACCAGGTACCCCGCGGCGTGACTGGTTGCAAACCCTGGTATCTGACGGGTTTGTTATGTTGCGCCACCCGGATCTGGCGGAAACGCTATCGATGGCCGATGCCGTAGGCAGCGAGCTGCACCTGTACGCTGACTGA
- a CDS encoding esterase family protein encodes MSAKETFRWYSPRIEREVQLVRWGNYGTPVLLFPTAGGDAEEIERFHLIRALQPLLDAGRIKVYSTDSVAGRAWISGNESAEYCSRLQNLFDAFIYQEVTPAIRKDCATENIEIVAAGASIGAFNAVATVCRHPDAYKLAIAMSGTYDLSKYLEGRFNQDFYFSSPLHYLPDLENEQLETLRSRLILLPTGEGNYEDIGESWRMARVLGAKGIPNRVDPWGSTYHHDWVTWREMLPKYLAEFA; translated from the coding sequence ATGAGCGCCAAAGAAACATTCCGTTGGTACTCTCCGCGAATCGAGCGCGAGGTACAACTGGTTCGCTGGGGCAATTACGGCACACCGGTACTACTGTTCCCGACCGCCGGTGGCGATGCTGAAGAGATCGAACGCTTTCATTTGATCCGCGCACTTCAGCCACTACTTGATGCAGGCCGAATTAAGGTTTACTCGACCGATTCCGTGGCAGGACGAGCGTGGATCTCTGGCAATGAATCAGCCGAGTACTGTTCGCGACTGCAGAATTTGTTTGACGCGTTTATCTATCAGGAGGTGACGCCCGCCATTCGCAAGGACTGCGCCACTGAGAACATCGAAATCGTTGCGGCAGGCGCATCGATCGGAGCATTCAACGCCGTCGCAACGGTTTGCAGACACCCTGATGCCTACAAGCTCGCGATCGCCATGAGCGGCACCTACGACCTGTCGAAGTACCTTGAAGGACGATTCAATCAGGATTTTTACTTCTCGTCCCCACTGCACTATTTGCCCGATCTTGAGAATGAGCAACTCGAAACCTTGCGGAGCCGCTTGATTCTTCTTCCCACTGGCGAAGGAAACTACGAAGACATCGGCGAGTCCTGGCGCATGGCACGTGTGCTTGGCGCGAAAGGCATACCCAACCGCGTCGATCCCTGGGGCAGCACCTACCATCATGACTGGGTAACCTGGCGCGAGATGCTGCCGAAATACCTGGCAGAATTTGCCTGA
- a CDS encoding alpha/beta hydrolase-fold protein: protein MNAALTTLLKSNPSASAIDTFVERSAFPLVEGDNITFVYRGDVHAVFLRCWIAGLDTAQPLQRQPGTDLWATTIELPAGSRIEYKFEVEKSGNRELILDPLNAIRAHDPFGANSVCQGAGYRRPQWTLHDDHARSGTLQTHNVHSTALNSSREVHVYLPARFRNNRRYPLLIVHDGVDYLKYADLKIVLDNLIQALEIPQMIVALVQSPDRLKEYAGNDQHAKFVAEELLPYMTEHFPLQDDAAARGLMGASFGGVAALHAAWRYPGVFGRLLLQSGSFAFSDLGRHKRGPIFDPVVRFINEFRERPGCPADKIYMSCGIYESLIYENRSLVPRLQQQGIDVRFEEARDAHNWENWRDRQRNGLSWLFPGPVWMVYE, encoded by the coding sequence ATGAACGCCGCGCTGACGACACTGCTTAAGTCCAATCCATCGGCAAGCGCGATTGATACTTTCGTCGAACGCTCCGCCTTCCCACTCGTTGAAGGCGACAACATCACGTTCGTATACCGCGGCGATGTGCACGCGGTGTTCCTGCGATGCTGGATCGCCGGTCTGGATACGGCGCAACCACTGCAACGTCAGCCAGGCACCGACCTGTGGGCAACAACAATCGAATTGCCCGCCGGTTCCCGCATCGAGTACAAGTTTGAAGTTGAGAAAAGCGGCAATCGCGAGCTCATCCTTGACCCACTGAATGCAATTCGCGCCCACGACCCGTTCGGTGCCAATTCAGTTTGCCAGGGCGCCGGTTATCGCAGACCGCAATGGACATTGCACGACGACCATGCGCGTAGCGGCACACTGCAAACACATAACGTTCACAGCACCGCACTCAACTCAAGCAGAGAAGTTCACGTGTACCTTCCGGCCCGCTTCCGCAACAACCGTCGGTATCCGCTATTGATTGTGCACGATGGGGTCGACTACCTGAAATACGCTGACCTGAAAATTGTTCTCGACAATCTGATACAGGCTCTGGAAATCCCACAGATGATCGTGGCACTCGTGCAGTCGCCGGACCGGCTGAAGGAATATGCCGGGAACGATCAACACGCGAAGTTTGTCGCCGAAGAACTGTTACCGTACATGACTGAGCATTTCCCCTTGCAGGATGACGCTGCTGCGCGCGGCCTGATGGGCGCCAGCTTCGGTGGTGTCGCGGCACTACATGCCGCCTGGCGGTACCCTGGAGTGTTCGGACGGCTGTTGCTGCAGTCGGGCTCATTTGCATTCAGCGATCTTGGCCGACACAAACGCGGTCCGATTTTTGATCCGGTGGTGAGATTCATCAACGAATTTCGCGAACGACCTGGCTGCCCTGCTGACAAGATCTATATGAGCTGTGGTATCTATGAGTCACTCATCTACGAGAATCGCTCGCTGGTGCCGCGTTTGCAACAACAAGGAATCGATGTCCGTTTCGAAGAAGCACGCGACGCGCACAATTGGGAAAACTGGCGGGACCGACAACGCAACGGGCTGTCATGGTTGTTTCCAGGACCGGTATGGATGGTATACGAATAA
- a CDS encoding ATP-grasp domain-containing protein, whose product MTLNVIFIEPSFPFNQREFVRALYKTGAHVIGIGERPADYLSDELKTWLGDYVQVRSVVHEPSLLEAVRRIQKVLWVDRLEATVEAHIMAAAHVRKATGIPGTTVETAFLCRDKPAMKDALRAAGVPCAQSTRARSAQDAYDFAASTGYPLIIKPPAGAGASATYKVREETHLQQVIQECGLGNGVEVAIEEFIEGHEGFIDTLTINGNVTHEFITHYYPNVLEAMRERWISPQMITTNRIAAEGYNEVRAMAREVNKILRIGTSATHMEWFYGPKGLKFSEIGCRPPGVGQWDVYNAANEFDLYFEWATAIVNGRPHSKPSRRYAAGMIALRPERDGHINGYSGVNDISDRYGDCVVAAHFPEPGTPTQAVEAGYMANAWMRVRHPDYDQLRRIMNDIGETITVHAS is encoded by the coding sequence ATGACGTTGAACGTCATCTTCATCGAGCCGTCATTCCCTTTCAATCAACGGGAGTTTGTGCGTGCACTGTACAAAACCGGTGCACATGTTATTGGTATTGGTGAACGTCCCGCAGATTATCTCAGCGACGAATTGAAAACGTGGCTGGGCGACTATGTCCAGGTACGCTCGGTAGTACATGAACCCTCCCTGCTGGAGGCGGTACGCAGAATTCAGAAAGTGCTGTGGGTGGACCGGCTCGAAGCGACAGTTGAAGCGCACATCATGGCTGCTGCACATGTCCGCAAAGCGACCGGCATACCTGGAACCACAGTGGAGACCGCGTTTCTCTGCCGCGACAAGCCCGCCATGAAAGACGCATTGCGTGCAGCGGGTGTACCCTGCGCACAGTCGACGCGGGCGCGCAGCGCGCAGGACGCCTACGACTTCGCAGCCAGTACAGGCTACCCATTGATTATCAAGCCGCCAGCCGGGGCCGGTGCGTCAGCTACCTACAAGGTGAGGGAAGAAACACATCTGCAGCAGGTCATTCAGGAATGCGGCCTCGGCAATGGCGTCGAGGTCGCCATCGAAGAATTCATTGAAGGCCACGAAGGCTTCATCGATACTTTGACTATAAACGGCAACGTCACGCACGAATTTATTACGCACTACTACCCCAACGTCCTGGAAGCCATGCGGGAACGGTGGATATCACCGCAAATGATTACGACCAACCGTATCGCTGCGGAAGGCTACAACGAAGTTCGCGCCATGGCCCGTGAGGTCAACAAGATCCTGCGCATTGGTACATCGGCCACTCACATGGAGTGGTTCTATGGGCCCAAAGGCCTGAAGTTCTCCGAGATAGGCTGCCGACCGCCCGGCGTCGGTCAGTGGGACGTTTATAATGCCGCCAACGAATTCGACCTGTATTTCGAATGGGCTACAGCGATCGTCAACGGCAGACCACACAGCAAACCTTCACGCCGCTACGCCGCCGGCATGATCGCCTTGCGGCCGGAACGAGACGGCCACATCAATGGCTACTCGGGCGTGAATGACATCAGCGATCGCTACGGCGACTGCGTAGTCGCCGCGCATTTCCCGGAACCTGGCACCCCGACACAAGCCGTTGAAGCCGGTTACATGGCCAATGCATGGATGCGGGTCCGCCACCCGGACTACGATCAATTGCGCCGTATCATGAACGACATCGGCGAGACCATTACTGTCCACGCATCCTGA
- a CDS encoding M15 family metallopeptidase: MKNFNVVLLACVLFASAYGCSQQSVRQDDGRDGFVYVHDVIPDVILDVRYHSNDNFMGTVVDGYHRDVILISKPAAAALSKVQDDLRQQGFGLKIFDGYRPQKAVNHFVRWSENPADRLTKQTYYPDLPKDRLFELGYIARKSGHTRGSTLDLTVVNLASGEELDMGSPWDFFGEVSHHDSPLVDSTATANRELLRQTMVRHGFLPYANEWWHYTLANEPYPDTYFDFNVE; encoded by the coding sequence ATGAAAAACTTCAATGTCGTACTCCTGGCCTGTGTTCTGTTCGCATCCGCCTACGGTTGCAGTCAACAATCCGTTCGTCAGGATGACGGGCGCGATGGTTTTGTTTACGTGCATGACGTTATCCCGGACGTGATTCTTGATGTGCGCTATCACTCCAACGACAACTTCATGGGCACTGTGGTGGATGGTTATCACCGCGATGTGATCCTGATCAGCAAGCCGGCTGCTGCTGCGCTATCGAAGGTACAAGACGATCTGCGGCAACAAGGTTTTGGCCTGAAGATTTTTGATGGCTACCGGCCACAAAAGGCGGTGAATCATTTCGTCCGCTGGTCCGAGAATCCTGCTGACCGTTTGACGAAGCAAACTTACTACCCGGACCTGCCGAAGGATCGTTTGTTCGAGTTAGGCTATATTGCGCGCAAATCCGGGCATACGCGCGGCAGCACACTGGACCTGACCGTCGTCAATCTGGCCAGCGGCGAAGAACTCGATATGGGCAGTCCATGGGATTTCTTCGGTGAAGTCTCGCACCATGATTCGCCGCTGGTCGACAGTACAGCCACCGCCAATCGAGAATTATTGCGGCAAACGATGGTGCGTCACGGCTTCTTGCCGTATGCCAACGAGTGGTGGCACTACACGCTGGCAAACGAGCCATACCCGGATACGTATTTCGATTTCAACGTGGAATAA
- a CDS encoding ATP-grasp domain-containing protein, which yields MANITRRIGLSLGADICWPICYEALIKELDLDVPHGKDRLQFEVDRVYIEPFNLQQPCQYDVVVDRLTHWYHTSREWIKKSIVMDDLYVFNNPWTLQSMEKHTTYAAMMRLGFPIPPTWMIPPKEYTESADLQATLKQYAKLFDLGAIGDSIGYPQFMKPYDGGAWVGVTAITDRTALQEAYEHSGTRLMHLQQGVPNYDAFVRCIGLGPQWLCVNYNPEAPLHDRYRMDVDFLSTQDENQLANMTMVINAFFGWDFNSCESLRSNGVWHPIDFANACPDSQVTSLHFHFPWLIKANLRWSLFCAATKRKLNTDLNWQAYYKIADKDIPFDEKLAGYVAIAENRFSADEFYEFCDKHLGHLDEVALAFFGTETVRDAIRKKVSALYPEHEIDEFTELFWSRIQSWRQGEGVAA from the coding sequence GTGGCAAACATCACACGTCGTATCGGACTCTCACTGGGCGCGGACATTTGCTGGCCAATTTGCTATGAAGCCCTGATCAAAGAACTGGATCTTGACGTCCCGCACGGCAAGGATCGTTTGCAGTTCGAAGTTGACCGGGTGTACATCGAGCCGTTCAACCTGCAACAACCTTGCCAGTACGATGTTGTTGTCGATCGCTTGACGCATTGGTATCACACCTCCCGTGAATGGATAAAGAAATCCATCGTGATGGACGACCTGTACGTCTTCAACAACCCATGGACGCTGCAGTCCATGGAGAAACACACCACCTACGCCGCGATGATGCGGCTCGGCTTCCCAATCCCGCCTACCTGGATGATCCCGCCGAAAGAGTACACCGAATCAGCAGACTTGCAGGCAACCTTAAAGCAGTACGCCAAATTGTTCGATCTGGGCGCTATTGGCGACAGCATAGGCTACCCACAATTCATGAAGCCTTATGACGGTGGTGCATGGGTCGGCGTTACCGCCATCACAGACCGCACGGCGTTGCAGGAAGCTTACGAACATAGCGGTACCCGGCTGATGCACTTGCAACAAGGCGTGCCAAATTACGATGCCTTTGTTCGTTGTATTGGCCTGGGTCCGCAATGGCTATGTGTTAACTACAACCCGGAGGCACCGCTTCACGATCGCTACCGGATGGACGTCGACTTCCTGTCGACCCAGGATGAAAACCAGCTGGCCAACATGACCATGGTGATCAACGCGTTCTTTGGTTGGGATTTCAACTCCTGTGAATCGTTGCGCAGTAACGGCGTTTGGCATCCTATCGATTTTGCCAATGCCTGCCCCGACTCACAGGTTACCTCTCTGCACTTCCACTTCCCCTGGCTGATAAAGGCCAACCTCCGTTGGTCATTATTTTGTGCAGCGACAAAGCGAAAGTTAAACACCGACCTCAACTGGCAGGCCTATTACAAAATTGCGGATAAAGACATTCCGTTCGACGAAAAACTGGCAGGTTACGTCGCCATTGCGGAGAATCGCTTCAGTGCTGATGAATTCTACGAATTTTGTGACAAGCACCTAGGTCACCTGGATGAGGTTGCGCTGGCTTTCTTCGGCACCGAAACTGTACGCGACGCAATACGAAAGAAAGTCAGCGCGTTGTACCCGGAACACGAGATTGATGAATTCACCGAGCTGTTCTGGAGTCGCATACAAAGCTGGCGGCAAGGTGAAGGCGTCGCGGCATGA
- the glgA gene encoding glycogen synthase GlgA, which translates to MPATRKLNICLASSEVAPLAKTGGLADVSAALSATLHDAGHDVRLLMPYYDSIDTQALDIAPVQGLQDIAIRIGHRDGHFSIDSTTLPGSTLTIYLLRCPELYDRGSIYTNSEDEHLRFILLSRAAIVMCQHMQFAPDIMHCHDWHTALIPLYLKTYYSWDKLFANTRTVLTIHNIGYQGVFGAGIIADLDLGGSVSELHQDDLGNGRINFLKTGVLHADVLTTVSPTYAEEIKTDEYGMGLQDLLRARSSTLVGILNGVDYNDWNPATDERIAATYSAQDMRGKATCKKQLQLDLGLPVTPDRPMIGIVTRLVSQKGIDLVDQVLPALLATRDFSLAVLGSGEAHYEEFFQWLQRKFPDKVCFYRGYNERLAHAIEAGSDLFLMPSLYEPCGLNQMYSLKYGTVPIVRKTGGLADSVQLIDPENGSGTGIVFNSYNEAALTWAINTALDLYQNKPLWQQVVQNGMAQDFSWVRQAQLYTELFRKLGT; encoded by the coding sequence GTGCCCGCTACCCGCAAACTCAATATCTGCCTCGCCAGTTCCGAGGTCGCCCCGCTGGCCAAGACCGGCGGTCTCGCTGATGTCAGCGCGGCATTGTCAGCAACACTGCACGATGCCGGCCATGATGTTCGGCTCCTGATGCCGTATTACGACTCCATCGACACGCAGGCGCTCGACATTGCGCCGGTACAAGGGCTACAGGACATCGCAATTCGTATAGGCCATCGCGACGGGCATTTCTCAATCGACTCGACCACATTGCCCGGCTCGACGTTGACAATCTACTTGTTGCGATGTCCGGAGCTTTACGATCGTGGCAGCATCTATACCAACAGCGAAGATGAACACCTTCGATTCATCCTGCTATCGCGCGCAGCGATCGTCATGTGCCAGCACATGCAGTTCGCCCCGGACATCATGCATTGCCACGATTGGCACACGGCCTTGATTCCGCTCTACCTGAAAACCTACTACTCATGGGACAAGCTGTTCGCCAATACGCGCACAGTGTTAACCATACACAACATCGGTTATCAGGGCGTTTTCGGGGCCGGCATTATTGCTGACCTCGATCTCGGTGGATCGGTCAGTGAACTGCATCAGGACGATTTGGGCAACGGCCGCATCAATTTCCTGAAAACCGGTGTACTGCATGCGGACGTGCTGACCACGGTAAGTCCGACCTATGCCGAAGAGATCAAGACCGATGAGTACGGCATGGGGCTGCAGGATCTGCTGCGCGCGCGCAGTAGTACGCTGGTTGGCATACTGAACGGCGTTGACTACAACGACTGGAACCCGGCCACGGACGAGCGCATTGCCGCCACGTACTCAGCGCAGGACATGCGTGGCAAAGCCACTTGCAAGAAACAGTTGCAGTTAGACCTGGGGTTACCCGTGACGCCTGACCGGCCAATGATCGGTATCGTCACCCGGCTGGTCAGCCAGAAAGGCATCGATCTCGTCGACCAGGTCTTGCCCGCACTACTGGCTACACGCGATTTCTCGCTTGCCGTACTCGGTAGCGGCGAAGCGCACTACGAAGAGTTCTTCCAGTGGTTGCAACGCAAGTTCCCGGACAAGGTGTGCTTTTATCGTGGCTACAACGAACGTCTTGCACACGCGATTGAGGCAGGCAGTGACCTGTTCCTGATGCCATCGCTGTACGAGCCGTGCGGGCTCAACCAGATGTACAGCCTGAAGTACGGCACCGTACCCATAGTCCGGAAAACGGGTGGTCTGGCGGACTCGGTACAACTTATCGACCCTGAGAACGGCAGTGGCACCGGCATAGTTTTCAACAGCTACAACGAAGCGGCACTGACCTGGGCAATCAATACCGCACTGGACTTGTACCAGAACAAGCCACTCTGGCAACAGGTCGTACAGAATGGTATGGCACAAGATTTCTCCTGGGTTCGCCAGGCACAACTGTATACCGAACTGTTTCGCAAACTCGGTACATGA
- a CDS encoding glutamine synthetase family protein: MQRHNQEWLQDLPEAFQRYRDGRDVDEVECIVPDLAGMSRGKSMPVRMFDPQHETYLPVSIFYQTITGHDVEMDIANQWAEGDLVLKADMSTAKAVPWAKEPTLQIIHDLFDRDGNPVRIAPRNVLKHVVQLYTNKGWKPVVAPELEFYLIKPNIDPNEPIQSPIGRTGRRGSGNQSYSMSAVDDYGPVIDTIYDYAQHAGLTIDTVIQEDGAGQVEINLTHGDPVLLADQVFYFKRIIREAALNHGMFATFMAKPMRDQPGSAMHVHQSIIDVVSGNNIFSDAEGKASESFMHFIGGSQKYLPQALPLMAPYVNSYRRFEADSNSSAPTNFAWGFDNRATGLRVPNSSAENRRVENRVVGVDCNPYLAIAVGLACGYLGLLEKTEPGQPAAGELDDDAYNIPTTLDEALRRFESADAVHDILGQEFCMIYDEVKREEMRQFHREISPWEREHLLLNV, encoded by the coding sequence ATGCAAAGGCACAATCAGGAATGGCTGCAAGACCTCCCCGAAGCATTTCAACGATACCGAGATGGGCGGGACGTCGACGAAGTGGAATGCATAGTTCCTGACCTTGCCGGCATGTCGCGTGGCAAGTCGATGCCCGTACGCATGTTTGATCCGCAACACGAAACGTATTTGCCGGTGTCGATTTTCTACCAGACGATTACCGGCCACGATGTTGAGATGGACATCGCCAATCAGTGGGCGGAAGGTGATCTCGTTCTGAAGGCTGACATGTCAACCGCGAAAGCAGTGCCTTGGGCCAAAGAACCGACCTTGCAGATTATTCACGACCTGTTCGACCGGGACGGCAACCCTGTACGGATCGCACCGCGCAATGTGTTGAAGCACGTTGTTCAGCTGTATACGAACAAGGGCTGGAAGCCGGTCGTCGCGCCCGAGCTCGAGTTCTACCTGATCAAACCCAATATCGACCCTAACGAACCTATCCAGTCGCCTATCGGCCGTACCGGCCGACGCGGCAGCGGCAACCAGTCCTATTCCATGTCCGCGGTCGACGATTACGGCCCGGTTATCGACACTATCTACGATTACGCACAGCATGCCGGTCTGACTATCGACACGGTGATTCAGGAAGACGGTGCAGGCCAGGTTGAGATCAACCTCACTCACGGTGACCCCGTATTGCTCGCTGACCAGGTGTTCTACTTCAAACGTATTATCCGTGAAGCCGCCCTGAACCATGGAATGTTCGCCACGTTCATGGCCAAACCCATGCGAGATCAGCCCGGCTCTGCAATGCACGTGCACCAGAGTATTATCGATGTGGTCAGTGGCAATAATATTTTCAGTGACGCCGAGGGCAAAGCGAGCGAATCATTCATGCATTTCATTGGCGGCTCGCAAAAATACCTGCCGCAGGCGTTACCGTTGATGGCGCCGTACGTTAACAGTTACCGGCGCTTCGAAGCAGACTCCAACTCCAGTGCGCCAACCAATTTCGCCTGGGGCTTCGACAATCGCGCAACCGGTCTGCGAGTGCCGAATTCTTCAGCCGAAAACCGCCGCGTGGAAAACCGGGTTGTGGGTGTCGACTGCAACCCCTACCTCGCGATAGCGGTTGGTCTGGCATGTGGCTACCTCGGCTTGCTGGAAAAAACCGAGCCAGGTCAACCGGCTGCCGGCGAACTTGACGATGACGCCTACAACATACCCACAACGCTGGACGAGGCATTGCGGCGGTTCGAATCGGCTGATGCCGTTCACGACATACTCGGGCAGGAATTCTGCATGATTTACGATGAGGTAAAGCGCGAGGAAATGCGTCAGTTCCATCGTGAAATCAGCCCCTGGGAAAGAGAGCATTTGCTCCTGAATGTCTGA